The Edaphobacter flagellatus sequence AACATAACGAGCCCGGGCTGTCGCCCGGGCTCGTGGGTCCTGCGGAGTCTGAGGTCAGCCTATGCTGAAGCCTCCTCCGAGGCGGTCTGGGCGGTGGTGGCGACGGTCCAGTTTGGGTCGCCTACCTTGAAGCGTGCGAAGCGGCGGACACTGATGTTCTCACCGAGCTTGGCGACGCGGGCAGAGATGATCTGCGCGATGGTCTGTGCCTGATCTTTGATGAACGGCTGGTCGACGAGGCAGACCTCTTCGTAGAACTTGCTCATCTTGCCCTCGAGCATCTTCTCGATGATGTTGGCCGGCTTGCCGGAAGAGGCAGCCTGTGCACGATAGATCTCCTTCTCGCGCTCGATGTCGGCGGGCGTGACGTCTTCGCGGCGCACGTAGCGCGGATCAGCAGCTGCAATATGCATGGCGATGTCGCGGAGCAGCTCCTGGAAGTCGGGCGTGCGGGCGACGAAGTCGGATTCGCAGTTGAGCTCGACGAGGACGCCGATCTTGCCACCGGCGTGGATGTAGGTGCCGACGGAGCCCTCGTTGGTGGTACGCGAAGCCTTCTTCGCAGCCGATGCCATGCCGCGCTTGCGGAGGACGACGAACGCCTCCTCCATGTCGCCCTTAGCCTCCTGCAGCGCCTTCAGGCAGTCGCCCATAGGGGCGCCGGACTTCTCGCGGAGTTCCTTGACGAGTTTCGCATCGATCTTTACGGCAGTCTCAGACATGATGTTTCCCTTCTTGATGTAAAAGCGTGATTCAGACAAAGGGGGCGCGGGATTTTGTCCCGCGCCCCCTGATGAAACCAGATGACGGTTACGGCACTGCAAAGATGCTGTGCCCGGGGGCTTAGGCTCCTGCGTCGGCGATGGCTGCGTCGGGCTCGTCGGCCGAGGCGGTGGCTGGCGCCTTGCGGATATTGCCGCCAAGAACGGCAGCGAGATCGACGTTGTCGTCTTCGTCGGCGTCGGCAGCGGAGATGGAGGCCTGAACCTCGTTCAGCTCGCCTTCCTCACCGACAAACTCGGGAGCAACCTCAGCCTGCTGCACATCGGAGACCTCGTCGGCGAAGGCGCGCTCGGAGACCATCTGCGCTCCCTCGTAAGCCGAGTCAGCAATCTTCGTGGTGAAGAGGCGAATGGCACGGAGAGCATCGTCGTTGCCGGGGATGACGTAGTCGACCACGGTGGGATCGCAGTTCGTATCGACAACAGCGACGACCGGGATACCGAGCTTGCGTGCCTCGGAGACAGCGATCGCTTCGTTGTTCGAGTCGATGACAAAGATCGCGTCCGGCAGGCGCTTCATGTTCTTGATGCCGGCGAGGTTCGTCGACAGGTGCTTACGCTCGCGCTCGAGCTTGATGACTTCCTTCTTGGTGAGCAGCTCGTAGCGGCCGTCGGTCGACATGTCGTCGAGCTCCTGCAGGCGCTTCACCGACTTCTGCACCGTTACCCAGTTGGTCAGCAGACCACCGAGCCAGCGCGAGTTGATGTACGGCATGCCGGCGCGGGTCGCTTCTTCGGCCACGGCATCCTGCGCCTGGCGCTTGGTGCCGACGAAGAGAATGAGCTTCCCGGTGGAGGTGAGGTCGGTGACGAACTTGGACGCGTCCTTGAACATCTTGAGCGTCTTCTGCAGGTCGATGATGTAAATTCCGTTGCGCTCGCCGAAGATGTATTCCTTCATCTTGGGGTTCCAGCGCTTGGTCTGATGCCCGAAGTGTACGCCCGCCTCGAGCAGTTCTTTCATTGTGATGGTAGCCAAATGGATCTCCTTGGTTGAGGGCGTCGGAGTGTGAACATCCGCGACCTGTATTGATCCCCCGTAGGGGAGATTGAACTCCTTGCCTCAGGCGATGTGCTGCCGGAGGGTGTTGCGAACGGATGCCTCATCCAAAGACGAGGCATCCGCCAAAGCGTGGTGGCCCACAGGCCTCGAAGACTAGCGCTTCGAGAACTGGAAGCGAGCGCGGGCGCCCTTCTGACCGTACTTCTTGCGCTCCTTGGCGCGCGAATCACGGGTCACGAGGCCTTCGCTCTTGAGCGCCTTGCGGAGCTCAGGGTTGAACTGCATCAACGCACGCGCAATGCCGAGCTTGACGGCATCGGCCTGGCCCATGACGCCGCCACCGCGAACGGTGGTGATGACGTCGAAGGTCTCTCCGATGTCCTGGATGCCGAGCGAACGCTTGGCGGCAGCGCGCTGCTGCGCCGTAACGAAGTAAACGTCAACGTCCTTCTTGTTGACGGAGAATTTGCCGCTACCCGGGCGCAGGAAGACGCGCGCGATCGAGCTCTTGCGGCGGCCGGTGCCATAGTACTGGACGAGATCTGCCATATATTCCTCTAAACCCTCTTGGAACCTCAGGGGCTAAAGCCCCTTCTCTGATTCGAACTCTTTCGGCACGGCTTAAAGCCGTGCCCTTAACAAAACTCTTAGGCTGTTGCCTCGAGCGGCTCAGGCTTCTGGGCCAGGTGCGGATGCTTGTCGCCCTTGTAGACCTTGAGCTTGGTAGCCATCTGGCGACCGAGCTTCGACTTGGGCAGCATGCCCTTGACGGCCTGCTCGACAACAGCCTCGGGACGGCGCTTCAACAGGTCGACGAACGACTCTTCGCGAAGACCACCGGGGAAACCGGTGTAGCGGCGATAGAGCTTCTGGTCGGCCTTGAGGCCCGTGAGGACGATCTTCTCGGCGTTGATGATCACGACGTGATCGCCGGTATCGATGTAGGGCGTGTAGAGCGGGTTGAGCTTGCCGGACAGCACATTGGCTGCCTGCGTGGCGAGGCGGCCAAGCGTCTTGCCGCTGGCGTCGAGGACAAACCACTTGCGCTGAATCTCATTCGCGCTCGGAATCCTGGTGGACATCGTCTTATGTACTCCTTACTTCTGCCGTCTTCCTTGTTCGGCGTGATGCGGAAGAATGATGGAACGAATGGGTGCTGCACACTGCATGAATCAACCGGAAACTGCCAAGAGAGCAAACTGGAGCCGGGAAGAAGAACGTTCTTCCAGATAAGGCTTCAAGCCGACCGTCTGGGTTTGCGCACAGAGCCTGGTTGCGGGCCTGAGGTGTGGGTGCTTTGGGGGCGAGGTACTTGCTGCCCCGGGTGGATCCACCACGATGTCTCGCTGCAACTGAGGAGCGTACCGCTACACAGACGTGCAGACGCGAGACTGCGCGAGATTTAAGAATAGCCGAGGTCTAGAGGGGAGTCAACGCATCTTTCCGGTCTAAAATGCCCGGAACATGCACTGCCGCCATGGGTTGATTAGGGTATTGTGGGCGTGGAGGTAAAGACATTGCCCTGCCTGGGACGGCTTGGTTACTGTATTGTGCTTGCGGTATCGGTTATGGGGTCGGCTCAGACTCCCGCCCCGCCGGCGAATGATACGGCCGTGCAAGCGGCGCAGACTGTTATTGGCAAGTCATTGTTTTTACGCAACTTCTACTCCAATAACGAATTGAAATATGACGCGGATGGAAGGATTCAGGGGAGTCCCGGGGTAACGGACTGGACGCTGGCTGCGGTGGATGTGCAGCGGGTGGAGCGTAAGGGTCCAGCTGAGCTGGAGCTGGACGGCGTCAGGGTGGCGGTCCGCTATAACCCGGATGCCCATGAATTTCAGCGGCACCCACAAAAGGAGGCGGCGGTGCACATCGTGCTGGCCGATCCTAAGAGCGCGAAGGGCGTTGAGAACGCTTTGGGGGCGATCTTTTCCTACGGGATCGATCCTGCGTTGCAGAGATCCATGCCGGAGTATTGGAGGCATTACTTCGACCCCTCGCAGGGATGGCCGAATGATGGTCTGGGCGGGCAGACGATCTACCTGCTGTTTGGGCAGGCGGGCGAGCCGAAGGATGTAACGCCTCCAAAGCCTGAGCATATGGCAGAGCCGAAGTTTACGGCTGCGGCGGAGCGGGACAAGGTGCAGGGCTCGGTGGTGATGCGCGTGGTGGTGGATGCGACAGGAACGCCGAGGCGCGTGTGGCTGGCAGCTCCGCTGGGTTATGGGCTGGATCAGCAGGCTGTCGATGCGGTAATGAAGTGGAAGTTTACACCGGCGATGCGAAACGGCACGGCTGTACCGGCGGGCGTGCTGGTGGAGCAGAAGTTTGTGCTGCAGCCTGCTCCACCACGGCGTTAACGCTTCTGACGCGCCTCATAGAGCTTGGCATCGACGAGAAAGCGGAACCAAAAGGTTTGCAAGACATAGAAGATGAATCCTTCTTTGCCGTCGAGAAAACCGAGACAGAGAAAATAACGGTAGAAGAAGAGCGCGAAGGGACGCGTGAAGGCGGGAGCGTTGGTGTAGAAGCTTCGCAGGAAGCGCTTGCGCTCGATGGGATTGCCGGAGAGCTTGCCCTGAATGCGGCCGTCAACACTTCCCTCCTGCTCGAGCAGCATCTCGCGCACCTCGGCATCGGACCAGCGATTGTGACGGTAGGTCCACTCGGAGAGCGACATGCGGATGTCGTCGATCATCGCGTGTTTGAGGCGCTGTGTTGGCCCGGTGCAGATGAAGTGCTGATCGTATTCGCGCGCCTCGCAGCGGCCCTGGCCTTTGATGAAGAGACGCATGTGCCAGGTGGGGTTCATGCCGCCGTGGTGGAGAACGCGGCCCATGAATTGAAGCAGGCGCGGGAGAAAGTAGCCAGACAGGCTGGAATCTTCGGGGAGTGCGGCGATCTCCTGCTGGAGCTGAGGGGTGAGGCGCTCATCGGCGTCGAGATGGAGCTGCCACTTGTAACGGGTGTCGAGATTGTCGATGGCCCAGTTGCGCTGCGCGCCGTAGTTCTCAAACGGATGATGGGAGACGGCGGCTCCGGCAGCCTGAGCGAGGGCGATGGTCTGATCGGTTGAGCCGGAGTCGACGATGTGAATGTCGTCGGTGATGGCCTTGACGCTGGCAAGCGTGGCCGGAAGAGAGTCGCTGGAGTTGAAGGTGAGGATGACGACAGAAGGACGCACCAGTGCTCCTGGGGAGAGATTTGCCGCTGTCTCTACGATACAGAACTGAAGTGGCTGGAGTGATTAATGTTCGAGCTGCGTTACGGTTGGCTGCTGGCCGAAGCTGGTCTCAAGCAGGCGAGGAACTGGCTTGGGCCGGTGACGCCGCGGAGTGGCTGGCGTTGGGGGATCGAGGCGATAGAGGATGAGCAGGTTACGCTCGGGATCGTCCATTGCCGGAAAGGCGGCGACACGGTTGAGATGATAGATAGGCGTGAGCGCATCCATTTTGTCGTCGTCGACCTGGTTCCAGGCGATGTACCAGCCAGGCTGATACGCACGTACGCGGTCCTCGAGCTCCATCGTGCCGAAATCGTCACAGATGGAAGGCAGGCCGGTCATGAGCGAGAGATCGGAGCCGCTGATGGAAAGCACAAGCGGATTGTGTGTGCGATCGGCGGCGACAATCTGATGGATACGCTCGGCGGCATTGGCGAAGGTGTACTCGGGGTTGCGGACGTAGTGAAGCGTCTGGCGCGCATCGGATGCGACGACAGCAATGAGCGCCCCGGCAGCGACAACTCCAACGAAGTGCTGGAGAGGAAGAATGGCGTCGCGGCGGTTCCATAGACTTTCAAAGACGACAGCGACCAGTAACGTCAGCGGGACGGCAACGACGAGGTAATAGCGCGGCTGCAAGTTGTCGTGATACGCGAGGAAGGTCGTGTAACCGGCAATCCAGAGTAGAAGGGACGGCAGAAGCGGATTGCGCAGGAGGCGGCGCTCGAAGAAGAGCGCGATCACCATCGCTGAGAGCGCGAGAGGGAAGATGAGCTTCCCTACCCATGTTCCGTCGATAAACGTGTCCTTGATGACGGAGACAGCATTTTCAGCGGTGATGCCGGTATAGGCGTTCGCACTGAAGAGATAACGATAGTCGTCGAGAAAACGTGGACGAACGACGAGACCGTAATAGGTCGCCCAAAGAAATGCCGCAATCGCAAGCGCAGGCAACGCCGTACGCAGAAACTGTTTCGGGTTATAGGCAGTGCGCGCAAAAAACATCCACGCGATTGCAGGAATGAGAAAGACGGCCGTGGTCTTGGTGAGGACCATCAAGGGGAGCAGCAGGCCGAGGGAGACGAGTGGAATCCAATAATGCAGGGTGGACGACTGATTACGCGGACGAACAAACGATGCGGCGAGCAGAGCCAGCACCGTAAGAAGAATGAGCATCGGCTCAAGGATCGCCAGACGGCTGAAGGCGTAACAGAATGGACTTACTGCTAACAAAAGCACACCGATGGCAGGCGCAAGTGATGTTGCATTGCGATCACTGCCCGAGAATCGCGAAGAACGGCGCAATAACAGGTAGGAGCCGATCAGGATAAGCGCAAATGTGCCGACAGCGAGTGAACGCGCAGCAACGACGTTGACTCCAGTGAAGTGAAAGACGGCGGACTCAGCAAGCGGCCATACGGGAAGCGCTGCGGCAGGGTTGAAGTCTCCGGGGACATACCAGTGTCCGCGCTGGTAGTGGCGAATGGCAGCATCCCCATACCAGCCTTCGTCGGTGTACTTGGACCAGTCCATCCAGGGCGAGTGGTTGGGAAAGTCGGCACGCAGATTTACGGCGTGCAGAGCGAGAAACAAAACCGCGATGACGAGGAAAGCTATCTCCAATGCACGGGCCACAACAGTGGGGATCCAAGCAGGACGCGAACCATTTGTGGGGATAGAAGTCATGGCTGGTTCTGTATTGAGATTCCTTTCAAGCAGGTCAAAATGCTGCGGCAGCTTACCGTTCAGCGCTTATCTCTATGATACGGGAATCGAACGTTAACATTGCATCGATAGGATGCGAGGATGGCAGGCTGATGGCGCATGTGACGAATGCTATCTTGAGGTAAGACAGCCACCAGAGGAGATTCACAGGTGCAAAGGCCAAAAAATGTCGCCGCTGCCATACTTGTTCTTATCGTTCTTCAGATGGCTTTTCTGGATTATTGGGGCTACAGTCACGCATACCACAGCAACCCCGATACCTTTATGGATGTGGTTACGGGCACGGGTTCGGCACCTTCGCAGTACCGCATCGGAGTTCTTTGGCCAGCGAGTTTCATCATGCACCACAGCCCGCTGGGGCTGCGTCATATTCTTACCGCAATTGACCTGATCGCTGGCCTGATTGCCGTTTTCGTCCTGTTCTCGCTACTCGAACGCTTCAAAATCTATCGGGACGGCAGTATAGGCATGCAGTGGTTTGGAGCAGCAACATTTGCGCTTCTGGTGCAGTTTTATCTGCCGTGGGTGACCTGGTATCAGCGTCCGGAGACGATGACAACGACAGCGCTGGTGGCCCTGATGCTGCTTACGCTCACCGTACGTGTTCCGATCGCCGGTTGGGCGGGCATTCTTGCAACCGCTGCCGTTCAGCTTTTGCTGGCAGCGGCACAGAGTTTTGTGAGAACGGATGTAACGGTCGCGTTCTACGCTGGCGTTTTATTAGCCTGCATGGTTCGTGGGCGAGATGACATGTCGCTACCGCGGTATTTGGAGATGGCGGTCAGCGGGCTGGCCATATTGATGGCAGGCGGAATCCAATACTACATGTCGCATATTGTGTTTCCCCAGGCAACCTACGGGGATACTCCGATCTTTCAGCTTGTGCTGCAGTTCAAGGAACCAGCGCGATTGATTGCGTTCGCGTTGTTCATACCACCGTATGTGTGGCTGATTCGTACCCTGATCCGGCGCAGGATCGAGCTGAATGGCGCCTCTACCGCGATTGTGCTGGGGTCGGCGATCTTTATGGGAATGTGGTGGCTGGTTGGCCGCGTGGAAGAGGTTCGCATCTTCCTTCCGTTCGCCATGGCCGTGGCTCCGTTAACGGCCGCTACAGGTATCAAGGTCTGGCTCAGCGAACAGGCAGCATGATGCGCTTTCTCTGTGCGAAGAAAACGTGTCCGCAGTGATGTTCGTAGTCTTTATTCGTAAGCCAGCGCGTCAATAGGATCTTTACTGGCGGCTTTATATGCCGGGTAGAGCGCACCGAGAAGAGCTCCAACAAAAGCGATGACGACCGCCTTCCAGACCCAGGGAAGATTGATAACGAAGTCTAGCGTGGGGAAGCGCGCTTCGAGGATGAAGCTCAGCGCAAAGCTTGAGACCACGCCAAGAACGATGCCTATGGCAGCGATTACGGCAGTCTCGCGAAGGACGAGAGCAACGATGTAGGAGCGCGAAGCTCCCATGGATTTGAGGATACCAATTTCGCGGGTACGCTCCATGACAGCGGTGTACATGGACTGGAAGATGACGAGGAAGCCGATGACGAGCGAAATGCCGACGACGACCTTGATGGCAGTGCTCATATAGGGTAGCCGCGACGGCGAGATTGCAGAGAGATACTCATCCGCCGTTTTGACGTCATACTGGCTCATTCCATCTGTAGCGAGAATGGCTTTCCGAATATCCTCCTGATACTTCGGCGGCTGCTCCGTCCTCAGATAGAACATCGATGCCTTGCCTTCTGATTCTGTGAGCGCTCCCATCGTCTCTATGGGAATGAACTTGCGGCCCCCTTTGCCGTGCTCGACGATGCCGCATATACGGAAATCGTGATCGAGAATCTTGATGCTGTCGCCGACTTTTTTCCCAGGCGCAGCGTAGTCGTCGATGATCACATCGTTCGGGCCCTGAAAAGAGGTTCCGGAAATGTAGCTGAACGGCAACAGATCGTTGAAGCTCTTGTAGTCGATTCCGTAAATACTGTCGAGCGAATTGGTCAGGTGTACGTTTACCGGAGCAGCCACGGCAACGTGTGGGATTTTCGCAAGAATGTCGGCAACCTTGATGGAAGCTCCAGCCGCGCTCATGCCAATAAAGTTGTTCGTTGCGCTGGGGCGGACGATCATGTCCATGCCGATACCGTTCTGGCGAGCCTTAAAGCCGTCGATCTTGCCCAGAAGGATCGCCGTGATCGAAAGGATCATGATGACTTCAATGGCGATGGCAAGTGCGCTGATGAGCGAACGGAGAGGACGATGTACAAGATTACCGACGACGAGCTTATTCATGCTGATATTCAGTGTATGGCAGCGGAGGAGCTATTGACCTGTCTCGGGAGCCGGGAGTTGCCGGACACGGCGGGGAATGCTCCGAATCGGGGCGATCTTCCGGACAATCCTGCGCTCCGGGCCCTTGATGAGAGTGCCCAGAATGGGCATCACATAAGCCGCTGAAAGAGCAGCTATGACAATGCCGAAGGAAACGAAGCCCAGCGCGTAAATAATGCCTCCCAGCATGCCTTCGGGAGCCATATGAGCGTAATAAACCACCATCAGTAATCCCCATGGAGCTACGCGCGTATCGCCGCACAAAGAATCGAAGAGCGTGAACAGAGCGACCCAGAGCGCAGGGGCAACAAAAAAGATTCCCGTCCACTCCATGAGGTGATAGGCCTCGCCCATAGGACTGAACGAAATTCCGGTTGTTTCATCTTCCTCCGGAAGAATTCCTCCAATCTGATGAGCATAGAAGTTGCCGCCGATGGGAATTGGCTTATCTGGCCAAATGAAGTGCGGCACCAGATTCTGGAATCCAAGAATCAGAGGGAGTGGACCGAAAGGGCCGCTCTGTACAGTTGTATGGATCAGTTCATCGTCGGTCGAGATCATCTGCAGACGATCAAAGAACCCCACTTCTACATTGAAATAGCCTCGGCCTTCAGCACGTTCAGACTCAACCGCCTGGTATTCCTGACGCACTTCTCCCAGACGCGACAGCAAGGCAATGGAGGTTTCAATATGGGCCATATGCGTCTCTTCCGTTGGCTTGTAATTTCTGCCGATCTGAGAGTACGGAACCA is a genomic window containing:
- a CDS encoding energy transducer TonB encodes the protein MPCLGRLGYCIVLAVSVMGSAQTPAPPANDTAVQAAQTVIGKSLFLRNFYSNNELKYDADGRIQGSPGVTDWTLAAVDVQRVERKGPAELELDGVRVAVRYNPDAHEFQRHPQKEAAVHIVLADPKSAKGVENALGAIFSYGIDPALQRSMPEYWRHYFDPSQGWPNDGLGGQTIYLLFGQAGEPKDVTPPKPEHMAEPKFTAAAERDKVQGSVVMRVVVDATGTPRRVWLAAPLGYGLDQQAVDAVMKWKFTPAMRNGTAVPAGVLVEQKFVLQPAPPRR
- the tsf gene encoding translation elongation factor Ts, whose protein sequence is MSETAVKIDAKLVKELREKSGAPMGDCLKALQEAKGDMEEAFVVLRKRGMASAAKKASRTTNEGSVGTYIHAGGKIGVLVELNCESDFVARTPDFQELLRDIAMHIAAADPRYVRREDVTPADIEREKEIYRAQAASSGKPANIIEKMLEGKMSKFYEEVCLVDQPFIKDQAQTIAQIISARVAKLGENISVRRFARFKVGDPNWTVATTAQTASEEASA
- the rpsB gene encoding 30S ribosomal protein S2, which codes for MATITMKELLEAGVHFGHQTKRWNPKMKEYIFGERNGIYIIDLQKTLKMFKDASKFVTDLTSTGKLILFVGTKRQAQDAVAEEATRAGMPYINSRWLGGLLTNWVTVQKSVKRLQELDDMSTDGRYELLTKKEVIKLERERKHLSTNLAGIKNMKRLPDAIFVIDSNNEAIAVSEARKLGIPVVAVVDTNCDPTVVDYVIPGNDDALRAIRLFTTKIADSAYEGAQMVSERAFADEVSDVQQAEVAPEFVGEEGELNEVQASISAADADEDDNVDLAAVLGGNIRKAPATASADEPDAAIADAGA
- the rplM gene encoding 50S ribosomal protein L13; this translates as MSTRIPSANEIQRKWFVLDASGKTLGRLATQAANVLSGKLNPLYTPYIDTGDHVVIINAEKIVLTGLKADQKLYRRYTGFPGGLREESFVDLLKRRPEAVVEQAVKGMLPKSKLGRQMATKLKVYKGDKHPHLAQKPEPLEATA
- a CDS encoding ABC transporter permease is translated as MNKLVVGNLVHRPLRSLISALAIAIEVIMILSITAILLGKIDGFKARQNGIGMDMIVRPSATNNFIGMSAAGASIKVADILAKIPHVAVAAPVNVHLTNSLDSIYGIDYKSFNDLLPFSYISGTSFQGPNDVIIDDYAAPGKKVGDSIKILDHDFRICGIVEHGKGGRKFIPIETMGALTESEGKASMFYLRTEQPPKYQEDIRKAILATDGMSQYDVKTADEYLSAISPSRLPYMSTAIKVVVGISLVIGFLVIFQSMYTAVMERTREIGILKSMGASRSYIVALVLRETAVIAAIGIVLGVVSSFALSFILEARFPTLDFVINLPWVWKAVVIAFVGALLGALYPAYKAASKDPIDALAYE
- a CDS encoding glycosyltransferase family 2 protein, producing the protein MRPSVVILTFNSSDSLPATLASVKAITDDIHIVDSGSTDQTIALAQAAGAAVSHHPFENYGAQRNWAIDNLDTRYKWQLHLDADERLTPQLQQEIAALPEDSSLSGYFLPRLLQFMGRVLHHGGMNPTWHMRLFIKGQGRCEAREYDQHFICTGPTQRLKHAMIDDIRMSLSEWTYRHNRWSDAEVREMLLEQEGSVDGRIQGKLSGNPIERKRFLRSFYTNAPAFTRPFALFFYRYFLCLGFLDGKEGFIFYVLQTFWFRFLVDAKLYEARQKR
- the rpsI gene encoding 30S ribosomal protein S9, with translation MADLVQYYGTGRRKSSIARVFLRPGSGKFSVNKKDVDVYFVTAQQRAAAKRSLGIQDIGETFDVITTVRGGGVMGQADAVKLGIARALMQFNPELRKALKSEGLVTRDSRAKERKKYGQKGARARFQFSKR